A single genomic interval of Oncorhynchus mykiss isolate Arlee chromosome 13, USDA_OmykA_1.1, whole genome shotgun sequence harbors:
- the LOC110486213 gene encoding protein HEXIM1 codes for MTEPSIEKTHHLKTSDTPSGGRERVVEHPQTNERRGLETDGRGRYGDKQQQSESEGGVIPSDKLWQMQGGQREVCPRFVAGNALPKCPAATQPCQETGADAAGEGGLVAHGNSGDGPHEETLSQVQGECGKRSDSGSLGAGAAVDARQGKKKHRRRPSKKKRQWKPYFKLSWEEKKKLDERETERASRVRAEMFAKGLPVAPYNTTQFLMDEHDREEPDLNTESGPRRQLGTGARPEDTASEDDLFDVEEEEDYGSGGGSDGIGRPGNAGGEFLQRDFSETYEKYHIESLQNMSKQELVQEYLELEKCMSRLEEENTRLRRAANPNITNDSQVPQSDSARIRELEGELERLRAQNSEQRPHNQQSKEREQIVTLGD; via the coding sequence ATGACAGAACCGAGCATTGAGAAGACCCATCACCTGAAAACTTCAGATACCCCATCAGGTGGGAGAGAAAGAGTTGTGGAGCATCCCCAAACCAATGAGAGACGTGGACTGGAGACTGACGGTAGGGGGCGATATGGAGATAAACAGCAGCAGTCAGAGAGCGAAGGCGGGGTTATCCCTTCAGACAAGTTGTGGCAAATGCAAGGCGGACAGAGGGAGGTGTGCCCTAGATTCGTTGCCGGAAATGCACTTCCTAAGTGCCCAGCAGCAACACAGCCTTGCCAGGAAACAGGAGCAGATGCAGCCGGGGAAGGTGGCCTCGTAGCCCACGGAAATAGTGGAGATGGACCGCACGAGGAGACCCTGAGTCAAGTGCAAGGCGAGTGTGGGAAAAGAAGCGACTCTGGCTCTCTGGGCGCCGGGGCAGCTGTAGATGCGCGCCAGGGCAAGAAGAAACACAGGCGTCGACCATCCAAAAAGAAGCGTCAATGGAAGCCCTATTTTAAACTGTCTTGGGAAGAAAAGAAAAAGCTTgacgagcgagagacagaacgagCGTCCCGAGTGAGAGCAGAAATGTTCGCGAAGGGGTTGCCCGTTGCCCCCTACAATACAACGCAGTTCCTTATGGATGAACACGACCGAGAGGAACCGGATCTGAATACCGAAAGTGGGCCCCGACGTCAGTTGGGGACTGGTGCTCGCCCAGAGGACACCGCAAGTGAGGATGACCTATTCGAtgtcgaggaggaggaggactatGGCAGCGGTGGTGGCAGCGACGGCATCGGGAGGCCTGGAAACGCCGGTGGTGAGTTTCTTCAGAGAGACTTTTCTGAGACCTACGAGAAATACCACATCGAAAGTCTTCAAAACATGTCTAAGCAAGAACTGGTTCAAGAATACCTGGAGCTGGAAAAGTGTATGTCCCGCCTGGAGGAAGAGAACACCCGGTTGCGACGCGCAGCCAACCCGAACATCACAAATGATAGCCAGGTGCCCCAGTCGGATTCGGCGCGGATCAGAGAATTGGAGGGTGAATTGGAGAGACTGAGGGCGCAGAACAGTGAGCAGCGTCCGCATAACCAGCAGAGCAAGGAGCGGGAGCAGATAGTCACATTAGGTGACTAG